Proteins encoded by one window of Bacillus sp. SM2101:
- a CDS encoding transposase, which yields MKDDYMKNGQLKAGYNVQIATEGQYTLAYSLFSNPTDTRTLIPFLDEIEQHYFELPNHIVADAGYGSEQNYNDILSNRKREALITYNLYLKEQKKKYRQNTFNPDNWEYDEETDTYTCPNQKSLQFQYHSIRNDRTGFERKFKVYECEDCSSCPFRSLCTKAKEGNNRKLMVNEKWEQQKEYVRAKLSEEKTSAIYRKRKIDVEPVFGFLKANLCFSRFSVRGKSKVENEMGIALMAVNLNKITANK from the coding sequence ATGAAAGATGATTATATGAAAAACGGACAATTGAAAGCTGGTTACAATGTACAAATCGCAACGGAAGGTCAATACACACTTGCCTATAGTTTGTTTTCAAACCCAACAGATACACGTACATTAATTCCATTTTTAGATGAAATTGAGCAACATTATTTCGAGTTACCGAACCACATTGTTGCAGATGCAGGTTATGGTAGTGAACAGAACTATAATGATATCCTTTCTAATAGAAAACGAGAAGCGCTTATTACGTATAACTTATATTTAAAGGAACAAAAGAAAAAGTACCGACAAAACACATTTAATCCCGACAATTGGGAGTATGACGAGGAAACAGATACATATACATGTCCTAATCAAAAGAGCCTTCAATTTCAATATCATTCTATTCGCAATGACCGTACAGGATTTGAACGGAAGTTCAAAGTCTACGAGTGTGAAGACTGTTCCTCATGCCCATTCCGTTCATTATGTACAAAAGCAAAAGAAGGCAACAATCGAAAACTAATGGTGAATGAAAAATGGGAACAGCAAAAAGAATATGTAAGAGCGAAGCTTTCAGAAGAGAAAACGAGTGCCATCTATCGAAAACGAAAAATCGATGTGGAACCAGTTTTTGGATTTTTGAAGGCGAATTTGTGTTTCTCTCGATTTTCTGTACGTGGAAAATCGAAGGTGGAAAACGAAATGGGCATTGCGTTAATGGCTGTGAATTTAAACAAAATCACTGCCAACAAATAA
- a CDS encoding aminotransferase class I/II-fold pyridoxal phosphate-dependent enzyme has translation MSQNKTPLFTGLVDHSKKNPHQFHIPGHKKGKGIEPEFRSFIGDNAFSIDLINIEPLDDLHQPNGMIKQAQQLAAEAFHADYTFFSVQGTSGAIMAMIMSVCGPGDKIIVPRNVHKSVMSAIVFSGAIPIFIHPEIDKNLGISHGITVDAVSKALEQHPDAKGVFVINPTYFGVAADLQGIVEVAHEHKVPVLVDEAHGVHIHFHEKLPLSAMQAGADMAATSVHKLGGSMTQSSILNIKSGLVSVNRVQAILSMLTTTSTSYLLLASLDVARKQLATEGHGLIEKSIALAEKTRASINKIQHLYCVGHEIVGTKATFDYDPTKLIISVKNLGITGHDVEVWLRKHYNIEVELSDLYNILCIITPGDTEDDTEILLRALRHLADEFYHQAKSTMPTTVLLPDIPLLALSPRDAFYAETEIVPFEESAGRISAEFIMVYPPGIPIFIPGEIITNDNLKYVIKNLEAGLPVQGPEDNHLHSLRVIKEHKAIR, from the coding sequence TTGTCCCAAAATAAAACACCATTATTTACTGGTTTAGTAGATCATTCTAAAAAAAATCCTCATCAATTTCATATTCCTGGACACAAAAAAGGAAAAGGTATTGAACCAGAGTTTCGCTCATTTATAGGTGATAATGCGTTTTCCATTGACTTAATTAATATTGAACCACTTGACGATTTGCATCAGCCAAATGGAATGATTAAGCAGGCTCAACAATTGGCTGCTGAAGCTTTTCACGCAGATTACACATTTTTTTCTGTTCAAGGTACAAGTGGAGCAATTATGGCTATGATAATGTCAGTATGTGGACCAGGAGACAAAATCATCGTGCCACGTAATGTTCATAAATCAGTTATGTCAGCAATTGTGTTTTCAGGTGCTATACCGATATTTATACACCCTGAAATTGATAAGAATTTGGGTATCTCTCACGGTATAACCGTAGATGCTGTGTCAAAAGCATTGGAACAGCACCCAGATGCTAAAGGTGTCTTTGTAATTAATCCCACATATTTTGGAGTGGCTGCAGATTTACAAGGTATCGTTGAAGTGGCTCATGAACACAAAGTGCCAGTATTAGTTGATGAAGCTCATGGAGTTCATATTCATTTTCATGAAAAGTTACCCTTATCCGCAATGCAAGCTGGAGCAGATATGGCAGCAACGAGTGTTCATAAGCTTGGGGGATCAATGACTCAAAGTTCTATACTGAATATAAAATCCGGACTCGTTTCGGTGAACCGTGTTCAAGCTATTTTAAGCATGCTTACAACTACGTCAACATCTTATTTATTGCTAGCTTCTTTGGATGTTGCTAGGAAACAGTTGGCTACTGAAGGACATGGATTAATAGAAAAGTCCATCGCACTTGCAGAAAAAACCAGAGCGTCCATTAATAAGATACAGCATTTATATTGTGTCGGACATGAAATTGTCGGTACAAAAGCGACATTTGACTATGACCCTACCAAATTGATAATTTCTGTAAAAAATTTAGGGATTACTGGACATGACGTTGAAGTTTGGCTAAGAAAACATTACAATATCGAGGTTGAATTATCTGACCTATACAATATTTTATGTATTATCACTCCTGGGGATACTGAAGATGATACAGAAATATTGTTGCGAGCATTACGCCATTTAGCAGATGAATTTTACCATCAAGCAAAATCAACAATGCCAACTACGGTGTTGTTACCCGATATACCATTATTAGCGCTATCCCCTCGAGATGCTTTTTATGCAGAAACTGAAATTGTTCCTTTTGAGGAGTCTGCTGGAAGAATTAGCGCTGAATTTATTATGGTGTATCCTCCAGGAATTCCAATTTTCATTCCTGGGGAAATAATAACAAACGATAACCTTAAATACGTAATAAAAAACCTAGAGGCAGGCTTACCTGTTCAAGGCCCTGAAGATAATCATCTACATTCACTAAGAGTCATAAAAGAGCATAAAGCTATACGCTAA